Below is a window of Calditrichota bacterium DNA.
GGACGTCACGCGCGACTATGTACCGGTGCGCGACGTCACTGTGAGTCTTTCATTGCCGGACTCCGTGTCGATCGCCTATTTATGTGTTTTCAATTCTGGAGAATGGCAAGCGATTCAATGGGCCAAGGTGGAGCAGGGTCGGGCCGTGTTTCGGGACATGGGAGCTGACGTGGCGTACTTGCCGGGATACTTTGCCGACGGCAAGATCGTTCCTGCCGGAGACGCGCTGTTGCTGACTGCCAACGGCGACATCAAAGAACTGATTGCAAACGAGTCTGCAACAACTTCCATCAAAGTTGTCGCCACAACCAAAAAGAAACTTGACGAATCGACCGACAGTGTGAAGAAATCGTTCCTGACTTCGGGCGAGACATACACTTTGCACTATTGGAATGACGGGTGGCAGCAGGCAGGCAAAGCCACTGCCGGCGACGAACCGTTGGTTTTTGAAGACGCACCAAGCGGCGGACTTTATTGGCTGACGGCGAGCGACTCTGATCATGAGGAACGGATTTTTTCAATCGACCATAACTCGCAAGTCTGGTGGTGACGCACGATGGCACAAACAAAAAACACTCCAACAAACGAGCCGCACTGGTCAAGCGAGTTGCCGATTTCAATCACGGTTTGCGATCGAGAGGGGATCATTGTCGACATGAATGACAGGGCGAAGACGACGTTTGCGACGGACGGCGGCTCGAAGTTGATCGGCACAAACGTGCTGGACTGCCATCCGGAACCGTCGCGCTCGCAGCTTTCCGTGATGCTCAAGCACGCGACGCAAAACGTGTACACGATTGAGAAGAACGGCGTGAAGAAATTGATTTACCAAACGCCATGGTATCGCGACGGTGAGTATCAGGGGTTCGTCGAGTTGTCGCTGCAGATTCCTGAATCAATGCCGCATTTTGTGCGCAAATGACTTTTGAATCCAATTCACGCAAAAAAAGGAAGGCTTTTGCCTTCCTTTTTCATTTGCAAAACTTGGGCGACGCTTATTTCGGATGCGGACCCATTTGAAACTCGAGTGTCCCGCCGTTGACGACGTCTGCATGACGAATCATGTTGTCTCTTACCGGACTGCCATTCATCGTGACGGATTGGACATAGAGGTTTTCTTCGGACAGGTCGTTCGCAATCATATTGAAAGTCTTGTCACCCAATTTGATCGAAGCGGATTTAAGCAGCGGCGTGCCGATTTGATATGTTTGATCGGCGGGATTTACAGGATAGAAACCCATCACACTGAAGACATACCACGCCGACATTTGGCCGCAATCTTCGTTGCCGCACAGTCCGTCAACACGATCAGTGTAAAAGTCGCGCATGATTTGCCGCACACGCCGTTGAGTTTTCTCCGGTGCGCCGGCGTAATTGTAGAGATAGGCTATGTGGTGGCTCGGCTCATTACCGTGAGCATATAAGCCGATCAATCCGGTAACGTCGCTGGTATTTCCTAGCCCGTCCAAATCCGAATCGTGATCGAAAAGCGAATCGAGCTTATTCACAAAGTTTGATTTCCCGCCGTGCAATTCGATTAGGCCCGCGACATCCTGCGGAACGTACCAACTGTACTGCCACGCGTTGCCTTCCGTGTATTGCGGCTGTTTTTCTGTGCCGAAGCGCGGATCGAACGGACTTACCCAACTTCCGTCGGAGTTGCGGCCACGCATGAAATGTGTCTCGGGATCGAAGAGATTCTTATAATAATCCGAACGCGCGAAAAACTTTTGTGCGGTCTCCCGTTCGCCTAATGCTTCGGCCGTCTTCGCGATACACCAATCGTCATAGGCATACTCGAGAGTTTTGGAAACCGACTCACGTTCCTCGTCGGCGGGAATGTAGCCATACGGTTCTACGGGCCGCAATGAAATGGTTTCGTCGAACGAACCAAGAATCACGTTGGCCGGAGTGGCCCTTGAAACCGCTTTGACGGGGACGTCAATGATCGTCAATCCGGGTGGCAGCGCAGCGATGCTCTCGACGATTGGCGTGCGGCCATCCACTTCGATTCGCAACTCCTGAGACTCAACGGGCTCCAAAGTTTCAATTTGCACACTGAGAATTTGATAGGCGTCGCCATTCGAATCCGCCAAAGCATATTCTTGTACGATGGTCACCGTGTCACTCGTCGCGTGTTCGAAAGTCATGTACCAATCCGAGCTGCCGCCGTTTTCGCCGACAACCCGGAGAGTCAGTGGTTGTCCGGGTTTCAGAAGTTTTGCGGGAACGGTTAAGTACGCTTCGCCGAAGAAGTCGTCGAACACGTCGAGATAGGTTGGCAAGAAGGTGAGGGTTACGCCGTTTTCGCCGGACGCGCTCCAGAACTTTTCTGTCGTGTCGCGTGCGGACTGAAAACTTAGCCACTGCTCACCGTCGCCGTATAGATCGAAGCGATGGCCACCGCGAAACGTGCAAAGCCCTGCGACCCACACGAACGTGACGGTATCGGATTCGAGGTTTGCGGGAACAGGCTCCGTTTGCCATTCGATCTGCATATTACCGTCGGTCGCGCGGACGAGCAACGCATCTTTGACGTATTCGTATGACGAGTGATAGTTTATAACTTGGCCGCCGAGACTTTTCGCATAGCCGCGCAAGAACGGAGCATGCGAAGCCGCTTTTTGCTTTAGCGAGTCAGGCGGCGATTGCGCACCGAAACGAAGTTCGGCCATTTTCTCGCGGATGGGTTTCGACTCGACCAAGTTGTAGAACTGCAAGCCGCGCTCATTTTGGTACGCGCTCTTTTGCATCGCGCGCAGCGCTTCTTGAGGATCGAAACCTCTAAAGCCCTTTAGGTACGCGTCGGCGATCACGGGAATTGAGTGATAACCGATCATGCACCACGTTTCGCAGCCCTGTAAATTCCACACGGGAAGAAGCCCGCTCTCGCGCTCGAAGGCGAGCATCGAGTTGACGAAATCGGGCACGCGCTCCGGCTCGAGGATCGTGTAGAGCGGATGCGCGGCGCGGTAGGTGTCCCAAAGCGAGAACGTGCAGTGGTTTTTGAAACTCTGAGTGCGATGAATCTGACCGTCGCCGCCGCGATAGGT
It encodes the following:
- a CDS encoding diguanylate cyclase encodes the protein MAQTKNTPTNEPHWSSELPISITVCDREGIIVDMNDRAKTTFATDGGSKLIGTNVLDCHPEPSRSQLSVMLKHATQNVYTIEKNGVKKLIYQTPWYRDGEYQGFVELSLQIPESMPHFVRK
- a CDS encoding glycoside hydrolase family 92 protein → MKVSVFILAVLVSLTAFAASSVTEFVDPLIGTDAHGHTYPGVTLPFGLVQLSPDNGKSGWDWCSGYHYSCDTLVGFSHLHLSGTGCADLGDILFMPRSGLAQPSERTFATFSHDHETAHPGYYSVTLNGGIKVELTATERVGFHRCTFSNQQTEGIVIDLGYGQDDSPVKTQFTVENDSTVSGYRISAGWSREQHVYFVAKFSQPIHSYSIFEDGDHTVDGNTVTAKRCIGTLDFGAPSGQPLLIKVGISQVSVDGAKSNLEKEVPHWDFDAVREAAHQTWDRELGKVAVEAMNDADKRTFYTALYHSLLAPTLFCDADGTYRGGDGQIHRTQSFKNHCTFSLWDTYRAAHPLYTILEPERVPDFVNSMLAFERESGLLPVWNLQGCETWCMIGYHSIPVIADAYLKGFRGFDPQEALRAMQKSAYQNERGLQFYNLVESKPIREKMAELRFGAQSPPDSLKQKAASHAPFLRGYAKSLGGQVINYHSSYEYVKDALLVRATDGNMQIEWQTEPVPANLESDTVTFVWVAGLCTFRGGHRFDLYGDGEQWLSFQSARDTTEKFWSASGENGVTLTFLPTYLDVFDDFFGEAYLTVPAKLLKPGQPLTLRVVGENGGSSDWYMTFEHATSDTVTIVQEYALADSNGDAYQILSVQIETLEPVESQELRIEVDGRTPIVESIAALPPGLTIIDVPVKAVSRATPANVILGSFDETISLRPVEPYGYIPADEERESVSKTLEYAYDDWCIAKTAEALGERETAQKFFARSDYYKNLFDPETHFMRGRNSDGSWVSPFDPRFGTEKQPQYTEGNAWQYSWYVPQDVAGLIELHGGKSNFVNKLDSLFDHDSDLDGLGNTSDVTGLIGLYAHGNEPSHHIAYLYNYAGAPEKTQRRVRQIMRDFYTDRVDGLCGNEDCGQMSAWYVFSVMGFYPVNPADQTYQIGTPLLKSASIKLGDKTFNMIANDLSEENLYVQSVTMNGSPVRDNMIRHADVVNGGTLEFQMGPHPK